The sequence below is a genomic window from Cygnus olor isolate bCygOlo1 chromosome 7, bCygOlo1.pri.v2, whole genome shotgun sequence.
CTCTCCTGTGCTGTCATCTTACCAGACTCATCAGCTCAgttttttcaaaactgcagtTCTTACAAAGTAATGTAGTGACAATATGATTAAGGcaatcagttttgtttcaggAACTTAAAGTAATTATTAAATTGACAATTATTAAATGACAATTATTAAAATGAGTCAAACgttaaaacaaacatatttgttttgaaaccaTTTTTAAAGAGCCACACTCACCTGTTTTAAAGCTTTGAAACATTTCTATGTTAATTATGCCTTTTCTAAAGGTGAAATTTTAATCTAATATGCAAATCatgcacaaaaatataaaaatttacTCTGTAATGGGTACTTGCTGAGTTTATTGGTGTTGGCTTGATGAGTCTAATTCCAGATgcatttttggaaatgtttgttgATTTTCACTGGTATGCATACCAGTGAGatgagtaataataatagtatcCAGCCATGTAGATTTTAATACTTaataaactgaattatttattaattagtATTTAGTTATTAAGTGCTTGAGTTTTCCAAGCTTAAAAATTTCTACATTGATTAGCAACAGGTACATAGACATTTTTAGTGCTTAGAGAACTGCATTTCGTGGAGGACTTTCCCAGTTACCCCTGAGTTGTTTCTAAACAGTTGCCAGCAAAAGCCTACGCCTTTCTGGAATACACTGCTAAATATTCcagtatataaaatacatgttCACTTTAACAAGGATATAGAATTATCTAAGACTGTAGCTTAATTTGAATGAAatgattcttaaaaaaaataaaatcataattcTCCAGGGATGTTTGGAGAGCTGTCAGCCATGATGCAGGAAGGTCTATATGGTCATGATGTTGGTGGTCTGTACGCCGTCCCTCTCACAGGGTTTCAGTAACCCCATAAAGCCCTACCTCAGAACAGCTGAGCTCTCTAGGTCATGTTAAAGGAAACACTGGAAGGAGATAGCCTGTTAGCCTGCCAGTCTCTTTTCCCACAGGATGTCTTCAATCTGTTGGTGCCACCTGGAGGATTTTCCATAAGGTGTACTGTGCAAAACCCTTATCAGGGACTGATGCGCTGACCTAGAGTTTATGTCATCAGCTGCAGTTAGCAGTGAGATATGGATGAAATCAGAAAAGGTGTTGGAAGGAggtatttttgttcttgctgtggAGAAAGAGAATTGTTCATAGGCTATTCCCACAGAAGAAGCAGAGCTATCAACTTCTGATTATATCAAGTGAAAAACAGCAGATATCTCAGAGAGATCCTTTCACTTAACATTATATGGAACTCTCCAGGCCAGTTGCACATGAGAAATTTGTATGGATTCACAAAGAAATTTGATAATTAATGGGGAAAAGAAGTCCTGAAGtctacaaaaatatatattaagaaaaataataaatgttctGGAGCTAAAGTTTCTCAGACAAAAGTTGCTAGAGACTGGGACCATATATTACAGAACtttcaaattatatttgctTTCTCAACCACCCTATAGGGTATCAcgtatgtttctttcttttctagaagaaataacaaatacagCTTCCCCATCAACAGGGGCTGTTGGGACCATAACTGTTTCACTTGGTGAAACAGGTGTCAGTGCCAACTGGGGGTTGCTGGTTTCTGTGTAAAGGGGCTGTTCCCTTTCTGAGGGCTTCTTCTGGTAATGGGGTGCTGATTCTGGGGTAGCATTTTGGGGAAGTTTTCAATTACATTTGCCTTCTCAAGCAACCCATAGAGtatcatgtttgttttttccttctccaaaattGTGAATAGATGCACCTGTTCCAACAACAATCAAGCTCACTGAAAGTAAGTAGCATGtataagatttattttattgttttgtaatGATAGCAATCGCTTTAGATTTTTCTAGTCCTGTTTGTCGTTGGGCAGTAATTTGTCCGATGAAGAAGCTCGTGTGCTTGCTGTTTGTGGGGGTCGGGGGGGTGTGAGAGCGAGTAGTTATTTGGAGGGcctttatcatagaatcattagggttgtaaaagccctccaagatcatctggtccaaccatacccctaccaccactatcacccactaaaccatgtccctaagcaccacgtccaacctttccttgaacatccccagggacggtgacgccaccacctccctgggcagcccatcccaatgcctgactgctctttctgagaagaaatgtctccccatttccaacctgagcctcccctggagcaacttgaggccattccctccagtcCCATCACTAGTTACCTGAGAGAAGAGgggccaacccccagctccccacaccttcctttcagggagttgtagagagcaataaggtctcccctgagcctcctcttctccagactaaacaaccccagtgccctcagccgctcctcacaggacttgtgcagGGCCACAGAGCCGGCGGTGAGCCAGGTCATCCCCTGCAGGATCCCTTTTGACAGGGGATTGTCTGGGCTCTCTCGGAAAAGAGCAAAGTGTGCTGACAACTCCCAAGGGATTCATCctaattttgttcttctctctgtttttccccactgctgctgcttcacctcATCTGCAGTCATAGCCGATGGTGAGTCTGCCTGCCAGGGCGCTGTGGCCCCATGCGCCGAGACGTgcgtgcctgctgctgccccagccttGTCGCCCACCAGCGGGGAGCCCGGGAAGGGGCTGCTGGCCCTATGTGGTGCTGCGGGCGGCTCCCACTGGGGTTCGGGGCCGGGTGTGCTCGGGGTGCAGGCGGGGGGGAGCCTGCGCTCTCCGGTCCCCCTGCTGGGAATCTGAGAGCTGGAGTTGGAGAGCGCAGGCCCACTTGGCCAGTGGTGGGGTCCTGGCCCCCCTTGGCTGTCCCGGGGCATGTGGAAGCCGGGGCTCATGGAAAAGGACCTGTGGGCCCCTCTGGACCACAGGCACCATCCGCTTTCTCTTGCACGAGGAGGCAAAGGTCTCTGCCTGGAACCAGAGCCCCACACGCCTAATGCAGCTTCTCACATCTTTCCAAGAGCTGGAGCTGCGGCTGACCGACGGGCCAAACCGCTGTGCAGGCAACGTGGAAATCGACTATTTTGGAATGAATGTGAAAGTGTGTGGTTTCCTGTGGGACATGGACGATGCTCAGGTTGTGTGCAGGCAGCTTGACTGCGGCTTGCCTGTCAGCGTGATGGACTATTTCCCCTCGAGCGATTCGTATCCGTGGTACCATTGGACTGCGGTGGATTGCAAGGGCTCTGAAACCTCTCTGCTGTTTTGCCCTTATGAGCACTCACCCTCCGACTGCCATCACGGGGCTGCTTCTGTCATCTGCTCAGGTAGGATGTTACACTGTGGTGGCGTTTTCCTGAAGGGACCGGTCTGGTGTTTGTCTGAGGTTAGACAAAGCTGGCCAGCCcttgctgtgtgctgtgcagggctgcagcttgTCGTGTGTCCACGTCCCTGCTGCAAGGGCGCGTGATGTAGGGGGATCTCAGGGGCTGTTTTTGCAGGCTGTGCTTGGGCAAGAAGGGAGCTGGGCGACTGCTTCTGCATAGGGCAGGGTCCCAGGAGGAGACTGGTTTTGGCCCAGGGCTCTGTCATCAAGGCTCACCCGTAGTTCCCCATGAGCTTCCAGCCCGTGTTTGAAGGGGAGCGTGTGCCTCAGCATACAGCGCCCTTTGCAGTCTTGGTGCAGCAAGGCTTGGTGCTGCAGGTTTGGCGTGTGTGTCCCTGGGGTGAAGCCAGGATTACTAATTACTAGTGCCTCACACCTtctgattttctcctttcagattCAGGACTCCAAGTGCAAAATGGTAAGCagagatttctctttttatccaTGTTATCGGTGGGGTGCTCTGTGTCCATCAGAGCAAAATACTCAGGTGTGGGCTGCAGTTAAAGAAACCGGGTAACTTCCTTGGTATTCAGAGAGATGTGGCCATTGCCAGTGATCCTTTGGGATGTAACAGCTGCTTAATGCGGCAGAGAAAttgtgtgctgctctgctgtgtaGCCTGGTGGCCATGCCCTTGAGCAAGTCCTGGGGCTGTTGGGACCGTATCCATTTCACTCAGTCCAGCTTGGTCACAATGCTGACTGGGGGTTTCTGGTTTCTGTGTCCCAGAGGCCTTTTGGGGAGGTGTTGACTCCCAGTGAGCTGTTCCTCTTAGTCAAAATGTTCCTTGTTCACATTCTTCTTCCTGCCTGCAGTACCAGGTAGCCCCAGCTTAAGTCCCACTCTACCTTTGGTGTCAGGCACATCTGGAGGGACTGGGGCTGCGTAGCTCCTGCTGGTGCTTCCCGCTGGTGGTGACGGGAGGTTCTGCAGGTGCCAGAAGTGACCTGCACTCCAGGAGGGTGGGTCAGGAGGGAAGTCTCTGAGGTGCGTCTGCAAAGGACAGGCTTGCTACACATGCGGGAGGGAGTTTTTCTGTGTGGCTTTCACAGAGCTTCTGTGTAAAGGGGCTGTTCCCTTTTCTGAAGGCTTCTGGTAATGGGGGTGCTGACTGGGACAGCATTTTGGGGAAGTTTTGAATTATGTTTGCCTTCTCAAGTAACTCATAGAGTATCATGtatgttttctccttctccaaaataagaaataagtaCACCTGTACCAACAAGAATCCATCCCACTGAAAGTAAGTAGCATgtatcagatttatttttttataatgataGCAATGGCTTTACATTGCTCTAGTCCTGTTTGTCGTTGGACAGTAATTTGTCCGATGAAGAAGCTCGTGTGCTCACTGTTTGTTGGGGCTGGGTGTGTGTGCGAGCGTGTAGTTATTCAGAGGGCCTTTAGCAGGGCCACAGAGCAGGCAGCGAGCTGGGGCATGCCTGG
It includes:
- the LOC121073110 gene encoding deleted in malignant brain tumors 1 protein-like isoform X1, which translates into the protein MATTMILSWMVMMSLHIQVDTASIPPTTDAPVPTTIKLTEIIADELELRLTDGPNRCAGNVEIDYFGMNVKVCGFLWDMDDAQVVCRQLDCGLPVSVMDYFPSSDSYPWYHWTAVDCKGSETSLLFCPYEHSPSDCHHGAASVICSDSGLQVQNEISTPVPTRIHPTETIANVLELRLTDGPNRCAGNVEIDYFGMNVKVCGLLWDMDDAQVVCRQLDCGSPVSVMDYFPLSESYPWYQRTEVDCKGSETSLLFCPFNYVSSDCHHGAASVICSVS